The Nomascus leucogenys isolate Asia chromosome 4, Asia_NLE_v1, whole genome shotgun sequence genome includes the window GTGTGGTGCGCGTCGAAGTTGGGGCTGAGCATTTTGTCGTGGCCCGGCGGACCGTAGTTGGGCAGACTCTGCTGCGCGTTGTGGAGGCCGCCTAGCCCGTTGCCCAGCGGCGTGGCGGCCAGCGGGGACAGGCTCTGGCTCATGCCGGGCATCTCCTTGTAGGGGCTGTAGAGGTTGTTCATGGCCGGGAGCCCGCGCTCGTCGCGCATGAGGGTGAAGCTGCCGCTGACGTTGCCCGACAGgcgctggtggtggtggtggtggtggtggtgcggATGGTGGTGCGGGTGCGGGTGGTGGAACTTGTCAGACACGGTGGAGATGGGTGGCAGCGGCTGGAGCGGCGTCAGCGTGGTGTAGGTGTTGCTCATGCCCATGCCAGGCGGAGACGAGTCGCAGGACATGCTCATGGCGTGGTGCAGCGGGATGGAGAGCTCGGGCCGGTAGTCGCCGCCGTCCAGGATCGAGGCCATGCTGGTGACCATGGCCGAGCGCgacgccgccgctgccgccgctgccgccgTACCCAGCTCCTGGTGCGCGGTTGGAGGCGGCGGAGGGCCCCGCAGCGAGCCAGAGGCGCCGCGGCCCGCgtggtgggggctggggctggccagCAGCTCCTGCTCATGGCCCGggcccccgccgccgcccccgccgcccccgccgcctcCCCCGCCACTGCCGCCGCCGGCCGGCCCGTGCAAAGTGCCCAGACTTTCCATTGTCAGCTCCGGGTTCATGGCGCAGCCTTCTAGGTCTTTGGTGAGGCATCGATAGGCGGTGTAGGCAGCCTTCATTCAGTCCATCGGGGCCCGGGGGCGGCAGGGGCGGCGGGGGCGGACGGCGGGCGGGCAAGGCGCGCGTGGCGGGGCTCGGCCGCGGGAGTGGGGGCGGGCGCGGGAGTGCGGGAGTGAGTGGAGAGGAGCGCGCGTGCGGGTGTGCGCCCCGGGCTGCGGGCGGGCTCGcccggggtgggggcggggtgggggcggaCGGGGCGTGCGTgcgggagaggggaggggacggggagggagggagggatcacCGGGCCCCGCCGCTCGGGCCGGCTCGCAGCCTTGCCATGTCCGAGCCCGCTCCGGCGCCGACGTCTTCTGTTTGGGTGAGCGGGAGCTGTCCAGAAGGGCTCTGCCGCTCGCCGGGGCAGCCAACCTACCCTCCCGGACCTGGGGCGGGGCCACGCCCGACGGGCGCCACGCGCAGCCACTCCGAGGCCGCAGCTGCCCCAGGAGGCGGGCCTTCCACAGGAAGCTACCAGTGGCTGTGGAGGGGGCGGGGCCGCGCTTTTCAGGTTTGGCTGACGGCTCGGTGCCTTTTTTACCTCCTTTGCTACTGGAATCAAACgtcaaggagagggagggagggagggaggggaagggggggtcgctggggagagggaggctgGAGTGCGAGCGAGCGAGAGAGATTCGGAGAAAGATGCCGTGCTGTGTCCCCCCTGAGCAGCTGCGatctgggggaaggggcagtgcTTCAATCGCCTTCGCCTCACCCCGAAGCTTTCCTGGAGGCGAGTAAGCCGGGAGCAAAAGACTCCGCTATGTGCCAGTGTAGACAAACACTCGTCACTAACAAGCCACTTCCCGAGAGTCCCTAGCAGGGAGCCAATAGTTTAGTCTTTTAAAATGCAGGCGCTAATGTATTCTAATGCATGGTAAATTCCCGAGGCCGGGGCGTGCATAATCTACGCGGCCAGAGCAACTGTAGCGCCCTCGCTGCCAGCGAGCTGCTGCCGGCCGGCGGCCCACGAGCGGCGCGGGCAGCCGTAATGCATGCAAAGTTAACACAATAACATCATTTAATTACCCGGTGAGCCCATAAATCTCAGTTATGAGGCTTCCGAAGAGCCCTGCTAGATTGCAAAACAAAACTAGAATTTCGGGAGCTGCCGTTTCAAGGTGATCAAGTGCTTTCTGCATCAGCGACTTGGAAAGAAGTGGGGAGAGTGTAGAACCggtggggtggaggtgaggaggGTCGCTGGTGTCTCTAGTGAGCAAACTTCTCCTGGGGGCAGAGAGTAAGCAAACCAGCTGAGAGGGCAACCGCGGACCTTTCTCCTAACACGcgacacacacacgcgcgcacacacacacacactcccgcTTCTCTCGAATCCCGGGAGAGGAACGGCGGTGGGCAGAAGACAAGGAGTCCTGGCTGACATCTGCATATTCAAACCTTGTTTCTGAAATGACCAGCGCCCCGGCCAGCCCGAGAACGCTCGCAAGCCAAGGCTTTAAAAAGTGCACCTACATCTTCCTAGAATTTCCGTTGTTTGGCAACCCCAGGTCTGGAGGTGGGAGTGGAACTGGGGGACAGAGGAGTTGGAGATTTCTGCAGCCcgagtgggggtggaggggtagTTGAAGACAGAGAGGCCAACCCCCGGCATAAAGCCTTAAAAGTAACAGATTCTTCCGAAGCAGGTTGCGCTCTGTTTGCCTCCGAAGATTCAAGCTAGCTGAGGTTGCGCAGATGTTGCCTTTGTTTAAAGAGACAGTAATTAAGGACAGGGTGGCCATAAGTTTGAGAAGCGTGACCTATTTTCTTTTGATCAGCTGTCAAAAGAAGAGCAGGAGGTCTCCTTAAGACAGCGCCCTTCAACCACTTCCAGCTGTTAGAGAAAACTTGATAAGAAAACAAGGGCACAGCTCGGAATACTGTATGTCCCTTCTTGGTGCCAGAGAAAGGTTTGATTCATTTGGAAAACAGTTCTTAGTCTCAGTGACCTTTTCTGctgccctcctctctcttctAGCTTCAGAgcaacacccccacccccaccctgtcaCATGAATGTACAGTGACGTTATTCATAGATCAACTTTATTGAGCTCTGGCCAATACGCTGccaattattctttcaaatagCGTCTTCTCTGTGTTATCAAAGCCTGCGTAAGAAAGCAGCAGATCCTCTGGTTTGCCAGACATACTTTTCTGGTTGCTCACATCTCTAGTGTCACAACAAGAGCCAGGTAAAATAACTCAGGTTTtggtttctctgtttttcctctcctcctcacccCCTCCTACTGTCTCTCTTCGCACTCCCTATCTTATATATGGCAGCTGGACACTTGGGATGATGTGAATCAGTTAATGTTTGAAATATAATACTGAGTTGAACAAAAGTTCACGAGAGTGCAACCTGCTCTTGGTCCATGAGTGTACAGGGACTGAAATACAGCAGGAGAGAAGCAGAACTGGGAAGTAGTGGGTCTGATATGCCCCAGTGCTAAGGTAGCCTCTGCTGCTATGCTGGCTTCAGGCTCAAGGAGTGGCCAGTTACCCTAGGCTGATGCTTCCTCCATACAGAACCCTAGGTATATAAATtgccatttaaataaattttcaaaatgttaaactcATTTGCCAGGACACCGAGATAAACCTGCTTTTGGGAATTATATTTCAGTGTGCCTGGGAGCAGAAAGGTGAGTTGCATTTTCTCGCTGCctcgcttccttccttcctccctccctcctccctcctccctcactcccacCATCCCTCCGCCTTCCCTCGATCAATATTGGCGATCTCAGGGAAATCATGAAATCGTATTGGCTTCTTTGTGTATAATTTCATTGGGCTGGAATTAAAGCAGATTTTTCACGTTGTTTTTCTAATGGTGGTTTGAGGTTTTATGTTTCAACCCAAAAtccatttaaaaggaaaatgggtGTGCTTGTTTAGTGAGCACCCTAATTTTTACTGAATTAGGTTTGGAtgcccttttctctttctaaaaaagaacaatatttattttctacttcaagACAATTTTTGGAGTATCAATACAAATAcgattttcaagtattttttgaaatatttttgatgtttctttctCTATAGTTAAGAAAATATAAGGGAAAGTTGCTTTCTAAGTGCCCCTTGTTTAGCATCCATACTTTAACCTTCAGAAGTTCTGCAacttggaaatttttcttttaatttgaagttaCTCTCCTCTTCTTCCCGCTCCCCACCAGCATTTGATTTACAAACACACTGTACAGAAATGTGTATGATAAGTGCTAGTTCATAGCTATTAGAATCTGGACAAACAGTTGTACCAAGCATTATATCAGGACCTAGATATTCACTTAGCATGCCATATTCACAGGTCCAATTTTCTTGAAGATCAGAAACTTAAATGGGTCAAAAgaagcatgaaaataaaatgcagcttCGCCAACAAGGCTATTATAGACTGTCGcactgtaaaagaaaaacattctgaaCTTGAGTTAGCAATTGCaggaaaataacaatatttactaTCGGAGTTTTTCATATGTGTTTTCcacattaaaattgtttttaggtatacagagacacacaaagagaGGTGAACATTCAATTAAAAGAGagactttataaattattcacgGAAAAAGATAAACAGACCACAAGTAAACCCAATCTGCATAAGGGGCCCAATATCTTTGTTTGTACTATACAACAGTAACCACGACCGAAATCTAGGGTAGAGGAGGGCTGCTAATTTTTACCCCAATGCTCGAAATCTTGTCAGGTTTTGTGTCAGGGTAGAACACATTTATGCTACAACTAGGTTTATCAgagcaatacacacacacaaaaacataacGGTGGGCTGATTtggactattttatttttgtccttcCCCAAACCATCTGGCGTGTGAGTGTAGGGGTATTGATCAGGGATCTGTGAGCTGCAGACCCCATGCCAATCCATAGCGTTTCTGGCAATCAGCGTCGCCCATGAATTGCAGCTGTCTGTGCAGCTCCTCAACAGAAatcttcacacacacaaaaaaagccccCCCCCCCGCCTTATCAAACACATCATCCGTTCGAGGGTAAGTCAATATCATTTCTTTGTCATTCTGAGGGTGAAGATTATGCGGGAGAAAGTTTTTGTTGTCTGTTGTAGCTGCTGCTtcacctgctcttttttttttttttttttttttttttttttttttttttttttttttttttttttttttaaaagcaaggagAGCAATTTTCTAGCCATTGAATGGTAATGGTTTTCCAGAAAGGCCTCAAGCGTTTGTAAGAATGGGACAACAAATGCTGTTTCAATATTGTAGGGGAATTTGAAGAGGACAAGGAAACTGTTAGGTCGCTATACACAATTAATAGTAGTGATAACACAAGGTTCCTTTTCACGACAGAGagttttctcccctttcctcGGATCCCCTGGTGATGAAGACACGGCAAGTCTCTGTGATTACACGTGCAGACGGACAGTGGGTGCTTGTGGCGGAAAAGGGGCCCTCGGAATTGTGGCTCTATTTGAGATCTTCATTAGCTtcaattttcttctgtttgaaaGCTCGGgctggctgagcccagggagaATAAAACTAAAACCGAAGCCGGGCCCCACTAACTCTCTTTGGCTTCTCAGCTCAGAAATTCACTGTCACAATTCACCGCCACTTTTCAGATTTGCAGTTGGATCttggaaagttttttgtttgtttgtttttctgggtGGTGAGGCCAAACGCGTCCTTTTTTGTCTCCTTCTTCTCCGTTAATCTTGTTAAAATTCAAAACGCCAGGTTAGCAGAGCTGGCAGGGGACTGCCCTTAACTTTTTGGTTGACAAAAGATACTTTgcgtgggggcagggagagataCAGGGTTGTTAGTCTTGTTCTCACCCTTGTCCGGCCTCttagggaaaggaaaaagaagctaCAGGAGCCCTGGGTGCTGGGGGAAGGTTCTCTCAGAGCCCCAAGCCCAACACCTGGATTAGAAGGTGGGGAGTAGGGCTGCGAGAAGCAAACTACAATTTCCTCCGCAGTCCAGACGCCGAGAGTGGGCAGGCTTgagagaggggaaaggggaggagacCCCACCCCAAAGAGCTTTGGCACCTGCTCCAGGGAGTGTCAGTCTGCAGGGGAAACcggaatcccagctctgcctagCTAAGCTGCTAGCGCGTCCACCTGTCTAGTTTTAAAGAACACCAGGGCGGCCGACCTTGATCGCCCTCCTCTACCCATATAGATAGGAGACTGTTGAAGTTTTGTGTCTTCGGGAACCGCTTACttcacgcgcgcgcacacacacacacacacacacacacacttctttgcTTCTCCGGCTCCCTGCCCTCTCTGGTTTCCACAGCCCCCTCCCGTGAGGAGTTTGGGTAGAAGTGGGTGGCCGGGCCTCTGATCCGGACCGGTCCCCAGGACTGGGGGCTGGGACTGCGGTCCCTTCCAAGGACTTTCCTTCCTCCCAAATCGGGGCCAACTGCAGACCCTTTCTGCAACGCCCCACCCACCCGATTTTTCGGCTGCTAACGCTGCAGAAGCTGGTGGGAGAAATAATTCTACTCTTGggaaaatgaaattcaaaggAGGGAAGGTTGAGGATTCGAACCTGCAAATACCCAAGGGCTTCTTTTCGCGGAAGGGGTGGGGGAAGCACAGCTCTTAGGGGAACGGAGATTTTGCTCtagaagaaaatttcattttaaataggcAACTTAGCCTGAGAACGAAGACTAAATTTCCCCTCACCGACTTTCAGTTTTGCTTCCGCTATCTGTCCCTTCTGCCCCAAAGCCCCATAGCTTCGATTTTTAAGTTGTAAGATCTGCCgtcacattttctctttaaaggaGGGTTCCAAAAGTACAACTCAAGTATGgttaaaataaacttttcctcTCTTCTAGTTGTCACCCCACAAAAGAAAAACTGGCATGATGTCCCTTTGTTCCGGTCAAGTTGTGCGTGAAATCCTTTTGTTGTCCTTTCCAAAGGAAGGCAAAAGTTGCAGTTGACTGTAAAAAGGACAAATTTAACTCCCTGAAAGTGGAGCTGTTTTCAAGTTGCCCTGAGACACTAAGCACGGGTGTTGCTTGTATTTATTACCCTCTTTAAACTATCATTTATTTGCCCTGGAAATACTTTTTGATTGAAGATCTAATATTGTTTAGGCATTAGTACAAAAACTATTACGTCCCCTTCCAATGAAAACCCGAGAGTTAAAAAATCTTTGTCTATAATTTCAACTGTCTAGCTACCATGGAAAAAAATTTCATAcggagcattaaaaaaaaagacttggctAGATTTTAAACTTGAGAAATATCATCTCCGATTTCAAAAGGCAATATTTCTATTTGGAAACTAACAAAACCAACCGAGAGGTTAAAATAGGTATGCGAATCAGAtcgtttttaaaaatcatatattttttcagattCCTCGAGTATCAtctcccaaagaaataaaagaaccaaGTGAATCTGAGCTGATCTTTCGGGGTAACACGATCAAAAGTAACAGAGTACGTTCAGATTATTTTAGGATCATTTTAGTTTGGAAAAGTGCCTCGATGTCACTATTACGAATGTTGTTTTGCTTGCAAACGTGGAAGGGAAAGCGACTCTGGCGGACTCAAGGGTCGGAGGTGGCCGTTTCGCAGCCGCCGGGGCCGTGGTCGTTGGAGAAGCGGGACCTGCTCCCCGCGGCCCACGCGAACCAGCTCCCCGGCCGGGCTCAGTGGGCGCGGCGGCCTCCAGAAAGCACAAGCTCCGAGGGCGTCCCGCCGGCCGGGTTGGAAGAGGGACGCGGGCGGCACTGCCGACTCGGAGGGCTGTGAGAAACCTGTTGGCCACGAGGAATCGTTGTTGGTGTGGCGGCTGCGGCGTCGAGGCCGCGGGCGCGGGGTGGCCGCGCAGGCCGCTCCCTTCGCCGGCCCGGCAGAGCCCGGCGGACCCTAGGTCCGCTTCTCGGGGACGGGGCGGCGCGGCCCCGCAGCTCGGGAGGCGGAGGGAGCCGGCCAGGATTGATGTCTAAATCAATGCGGTTTCTAGGCGCTTCTCCCGACTCCTCTCCATCTTCCTCAAAGGCAAAGCGCCTCCCGAGGATGGAGTTCGGCGACCTTCGCGAAGTCTGCGCGAGGATGGTGTCTATGGGCCCCACGGCCGCTGCCCCACGCCGGGCACCCGGACCACGCACCGGCCAGGAGGGCCCTGCTGACCAGGGAGTCCAGCCTCGGCGGGGCCCCCGCCTGTGCCCTCGTCATTCCTTTTGCTCCCCACACCTGGGGGGCACACTCGGAATGGCGCCGGGTCCAGGCGGCTCTCGCAGCCTCCGCGCAGGGCGAGGCCTGTCCGCTCTCCGCGCTGCCCACTGTCTCCCCAATTTGACAGGATTTGAGAGGAGCTACCCGTCGTCTCCGACTCCAGGCAGGCCCAGCGGCCTCTGATTTAATTATTCGCTGATGAATTAGACAGCTGCAGTTGTCGTGAAAAGTCAGCGGCCACTATTGATTCCAGGGCCGAGGGGAGGGGCCGGGAAGGGCGGGGAGGCAGCCCAGGCCCTCGGGTGTCCTCGGCCGCGCGACCTCTCCCGGCCCCGGCCGCCAAGCCCCAGGGCCTCTCTCCGTGCTAGGCCCGGCGGGCCAGACGTGGCTAGTGTTCGAGGGGCCGCAGGCCTGGCTCCCGGCTGGGGTCTGTTCTACCCACTCGGCGGGGGAAGCGCCGGGGGAACTGAAGACGAGGCAGGGGCGGGAGCGACGCCCGCCCCGGGCTTGCGGGGAAGAAGGCGGCCCCCGGGGCACTCCCAGGGCGTCCCCAGCCCGCCCCGGGCCTGGCGCCCGCGGCCTGGAGGCGGAAGGGCGGGCGGCGGGAGCTTCCGGTCCTCGCTGAACCGGCGCCCGGCCTAGATAGGCCTAGGGAGGCCGCGGCCGGGCTCCAGGCCGGACTGGGCGAAGGTCAGCGGATGGTGGGTCCGCACCGGTCGGAGCTCTTCGCTGCGGCACGGACGACTCGGCCCGGGGCCCGGCTCCCAGCACAAGCCGCCCTACTTGTAGGCAGGATGTGCCGAGCCGGTGGATCCGCGCTAGTTCCCGCCGGAGCAACAAGTCCTGGTGCTCGGAGAACCCAGAGGACAGTAGGGGTCCAACGCCCCTCTCCCTGCCCTAGGACCCAGTCAGGAATGTCTGTTTTGAGGAGGAGAATCTGGGTGTCCTCAGAAAGATTTGGCACAGTTTCGCGGAGAATACCTGCTAGAGAAGCCACTATAGTTAGAGCCTCACAGCCGACACAGAAATGAGGAAGTATTTGATGTATTCAGACAGCCTGacaaaagtctttttaaattattatgatcTACATCAGAAAAGCACTGGAAGCCGCGTCGTAGTCTTTTGGTATATGCATTTTATATCCTCTTCCTGGGTGGTTTTAAAGCGAAATGACTTTTCATtacaatttgaaattatttttaatactatagTTTAAAGAAATCATACATTATGCAGAAAACATATAGACTGTGTTATCCAAAAACATGAAAGTTTTAAGCGCTTCATCTTCagtgtttcatatttttctctctctgaaacGACTCAAGTATTTACCATCTTTTTTTATTGGTGAAATGTGTTCTTCAGACTTTATCCTGGAAAGAGTTGAGCACTGACTCCTTGGAGATCAGATACAGAGAGTAAAAAAGGAACCTCGCCACTACGTCTCCTGCTACATAGTCCATGGGGCTGAGGATAGGTCACTGCACACAAAATGGCCGTTTCTCTCTCCCTTACTGAGATGGACTAATGGATTTTGTAACTGTTTTCCAACTATCAGACTGAGGAAACCTGGTTTGGGGGCTTCGTGTTGACAGAGACCAAATAGGATGCCCTGTGTCAAATTCTTTACCTTATCAACATAATTTGATAACAAGGTAGTGGAATTATTAATGGAATTCTGAAACATCAAGTTTTGAAATACcatttgtaattataaaatttcCCATTTAATTGTTGGAGAAGGGTGTGGGTTATGGTTGACTTCAATTTCTAGTAAAGTGAGGTGGGGTGGgtgaagatatttttaagaattcaCAACCCTCCCCCCCTTGGTTAGAGCCATGTGATTAAAGCAAATATTCTTTGTGTTTTGAAGGGACATAGTTTTTGCCTTTGTAGATGTTGGTCCTTCAGTGTCTGAATCACTTCTGCCTCCACTGTACCTGGTGAATGCCAGCTCCTATCTGAAGTTTCAGTGCTCATTTCTAGACCTCTAAACTGAACCATTTCTACCCGCACTGCACCTGGTGAGTGGTGGGTGAACTTCCTATCTGAAGTTTCAGTGCTCTTTTCTAGAGCTCTTTGATGCTATTGCATCTGGCGAATGCCAGCTCATATTTGAAGTTTCAGTTATCACTTCTAGATCTCTTCTGTGCAACTATCTGCATATCAAATTTccttaaaaaagttttttttttttttttttgagacagagtctcactcactctgt containing:
- the ONECUT2 gene encoding one cut domain family member 2 — protein: MKAAYTAYRCLTKDLEGCAMNPELTMESLGTLHGPAGGGSGGGGGGGGGGGGGGPGHEQELLASPSPHHAGRGASGSLRGPPPPPTAHQELGTAAAAAAAASRSAMVTSMASILDGGDYRPELSIPLHHAMSMSCDSSPPGMGMSNTYTTLTPLQPLPPISTVSDKFHHPHPHHHPHHHHHHHHQRLSGNVSGSFTLMRDERGLPAMNNLYSPYKEMPGMSQSLSPLAATPLGNGLGGLHNAQQSLPNYGPPGHDKMLSPNFDAHHTAMLTRGEQHLSRGLGTPPAAMMSHLNGLHHPGHTQSHGPVLAPSRERPPSSSSGSQVATSGQLEEINTKEVAQRITAELKRYSIPQAIFAQRVLCRSQGTLSDLLRNPKPWSKLKSGRETFRRMWKWLQEPEFQRMSALRLAACKRKEQEPNKDRNNSQKKSRLVFTDLQRRTLFAIFKENKRPSKEMQITISQQLGLELTTVSNFFMNARRRSLEKWQDDLSTGGSSSTSSTCTKA